One part of the Oceanihabitans sp. IOP_32 genome encodes these proteins:
- a CDS encoding lipopolysaccharide kinase InaA family protein: MNKVVQKSYQSFENEIDNFIINFNTLGENFGNQERNALKLFDLDGKTINIKSFKVPHLINQIAYRFFRKSKAQRSFEYANRLKGLNIGTPQPIAYYEFKTPFLFKKSYYISEQIDCDYTYRELTTDFNISNYDEILRAFTRFTFDLHEKGVHFLDHSPGNTLIKKTEIGYDFYLVDLNRMAFKTLDFETRIKNFSKLTIHKSMVEIMSDEYAKCSGGNYDAIFDLMWQETEAFQEKYHRKRRLKKKLKFWKR; the protein is encoded by the coding sequence ATGAATAAAGTCGTACAAAAGTCATATCAATCATTTGAAAACGAAATCGATAATTTTATCATCAATTTCAATACGCTTGGAGAAAATTTTGGGAACCAAGAGCGCAACGCTTTAAAATTATTTGATTTAGATGGTAAGACTATTAACATTAAGTCTTTTAAAGTACCACATCTTATCAATCAAATCGCATATCGGTTTTTTAGAAAAAGTAAAGCGCAACGCTCTTTTGAATATGCTAATAGACTTAAAGGTTTAAATATAGGGACTCCGCAACCCATTGCCTATTACGAATTTAAAACACCTTTTCTATTTAAAAAAAGTTATTATATAAGCGAACAAATTGATTGCGATTATACTTACAGGGAGTTAACTACAGATTTTAATATTTCTAATTACGACGAAATTCTTAGAGCTTTTACAAGATTTACCTTCGATTTACATGAAAAAGGCGTTCATTTTTTAGATCATTCTCCTGGGAATACTTTGATTAAAAAAACAGAAATAGGTTACGACTTTTATTTGGTGGATTTAAACCGTATGGCATTTAAAACTTTAGATTTTGAAACACGAATTAAAAACTTTTCAAAATTAACCATTCACAAATCTATGGTTGAAATAATGAGTGATGAATATGCCAAATGCTCTGGAGGAAATTACGATGCTATTTTTGACTTAATGTGGCAAGAAACCGAAGCTTTTCAAGAAAAATACCACCGTAAAAGACGCTTAAAAAAGAAGCTTAAATTTTGGAAGCGTTAA
- the gcvT gene encoding glycine cleavage system aminomethyltransferase GcvT has translation MKNTALTQTHEALGAKIVPFAGYNMPVQYEGVNIEHDTVRNAVGVFDVSHMGEFIIEGEHALDLIQKVCSNDASKLTVGKAQYSYMPNEHGGVIDDLIIYKLKEDQYLLVVNASNIEKDWNWIQSQNDVGATLRDISDDYSLLAIQGPKAIEAMQSLTSHDLSAIKFYNFVVGDFAGIDNVIISATGYTGSGGFEIYCKNEAVKQIWDKVFKAGADYGIKPIGLAARDTLRLEMGYCLYGNDIDENTSPFEAGLGWITKFTKDFTNSEALKAEKEGGTKRKLIGFKLDERGIPRHGYDIVDADGNKIGVVTSGTMSPSLGVAIGLGYVPNAFAAADSKIHIQIRKKTIPATVVKLPFYKG, from the coding sequence ATGAAAAATACCGCATTAACTCAAACTCACGAAGCTCTAGGAGCAAAAATTGTTCCTTTTGCAGGCTATAATATGCCTGTGCAATACGAAGGTGTAAACATAGAACATGACACTGTTAGAAATGCCGTTGGAGTGTTTGATGTATCCCACATGGGCGAGTTTATAATTGAAGGCGAACACGCTCTGGATTTAATCCAAAAAGTATGTAGTAACGATGCCAGTAAACTAACCGTTGGGAAAGCACAATACAGCTATATGCCCAATGAACATGGCGGTGTTATAGACGATTTAATTATTTACAAACTTAAAGAAGACCAGTATTTATTGGTGGTTAATGCCAGTAATATCGAAAAAGATTGGAACTGGATTCAATCGCAAAACGATGTTGGAGCTACGCTACGCGACATAAGTGATGATTACTCGTTACTCGCCATTCAAGGCCCAAAAGCTATTGAGGCCATGCAGAGTTTAACAAGTCATGATTTATCGGCCATTAAGTTCTACAACTTTGTAGTTGGCGATTTTGCCGGCATCGATAATGTGATCATATCGGCCACAGGCTATACCGGTAGTGGTGGTTTTGAAATTTACTGCAAAAACGAAGCGGTTAAGCAAATTTGGGACAAGGTTTTTAAAGCTGGAGCCGATTATGGTATTAAACCCATAGGTTTAGCAGCCCGAGACACCCTGCGTTTAGAAATGGGTTATTGCCTTTACGGAAATGATATCGATGAAAACACCTCACCTTTTGAAGCTGGTTTAGGTTGGATTACAAAATTCACAAAAGACTTTACAAATTCTGAAGCTCTAAAAGCCGAAAAAGAAGGTGGTACAAAACGCAAACTCATTGGTTTTAAATTGGATGAACGCGGCATTCCACGTCATGGTTATGATATTGTTGATGCCGACGGCAACAAAATTGGTGTAGTAACCTCTGGTACCATGAGCCCTAGCTTAGGTGTGGCTATTGGCCTCGGGTATGTACCAAATGCTTTTGCTGCGGCAGATAGTAAAATACACATTCAAATACGTAAAAAAACAATTCCCGCAACGGTGGTTAAATTGCCTTTTTATAAAGGATAA
- a CDS encoding glycosyltransferase → MRLLQITASNVWRGHEQQIVYYYEAFNAKIEHQVLICPSETKLAEVANHKNFNVHSLPLKSQYSLSWIKKIKRVVKDEKIDLILIHSSRAHTLCVLASKLSYKKTPLVFFRTLIKDISGKPLSIWKYNYKYLVKLICVSQAVVEALKPSIKDPSRFAIVGSATDLSVFKNTKKTYKLHKELELPEDTILIANISAFVKFKDHYTFVKTAKILKDKIPNAKFLLIGTGNLQDEILTFVKEENLEDTVLFLGFREDIPEIFPDFDIFLFTSKLEPTGGVLLEAYASHVPIVATNAGGIPEVVVHNKTGFLCEKENPEAFAQAVLKLLEDDTLKDAFIKNGYQRLQDHFTKEVITKHMFEELLKVHKAYY, encoded by the coding sequence ATGAGACTTTTACAAATTACAGCGTCCAATGTTTGGAGAGGACATGAGCAACAAATAGTTTATTACTACGAAGCTTTCAATGCAAAAATTGAACATCAAGTTTTAATTTGCCCCTCAGAAACAAAACTAGCTGAAGTTGCAAATCATAAAAATTTTAATGTTCATTCCTTACCCTTAAAATCACAATATAGCTTAAGTTGGATTAAAAAAATCAAACGAGTTGTTAAAGATGAAAAAATCGATTTAATTTTAATACATAGTAGTAGAGCGCACACCTTATGTGTTTTGGCTTCCAAGCTATCCTACAAAAAAACACCTTTAGTATTTTTTAGAACTTTAATAAAAGATATATCTGGAAAACCGCTTAGCATCTGGAAATACAATTACAAATATTTGGTTAAGCTCATTTGTGTATCTCAGGCAGTTGTTGAAGCCTTAAAACCTTCAATTAAAGATCCTTCTCGATTTGCTATTGTGGGTAGTGCAACAGATTTGTCAGTTTTTAAAAACACAAAAAAAACTTATAAATTACATAAGGAGCTAGAACTTCCAGAAGACACCATTTTAATAGCTAATATATCTGCCTTTGTAAAGTTTAAAGATCATTATACTTTTGTAAAAACAGCTAAAATTTTAAAAGATAAGATTCCTAATGCCAAATTTTTATTAATAGGAACGGGTAATCTACAAGACGAAATTTTAACCTTTGTTAAAGAAGAAAATTTAGAAGACACGGTGTTATTCTTAGGTTTTAGAGAGGATATCCCAGAGATTTTTCCTGATTTTGATATATTTCTATTTACCTCAAAACTAGAACCCACAGGTGGTGTTTTATTAGAAGCCTATGCCAGTCACGTCCCTATTGTGGCTACAAATGCTGGAGGTATTCCAGAGGTCGTGGTACATAATAAGACGGGGTTTCTTTGTGAAAAAGAAAATCCTGAAGCATTTGCACAAGCTGTACTAAAGCTGCTTGAGGACGACACCCTTAAAGATGCATTCATTAAAAACGGGTATCAACGTTTACAAGATCATTTTACTAAAGAGGTCATTACCAAACACATGTTTGAAGAACTTTTAAAAGTCCATAAAGCGTACTATTAA
- a CDS encoding glycosyltransferase family 2 protein, whose product MKNKSKISALLITYNEVNHIDAVIENVSFADEIIVVDSFSTDGTLEKLEKFKNVTTITRAFKNFADQRNYALSQAKHDWILFIDADERLTNKLKSEIITTINSPTPIAAFMVKRLYFFKQKRIRFSGFQTDTTYRLFRKNKVKYIEDKIVHEMPEIDGASQILKHNMIHYCIDSASHFKSKMEHYAELKALEIFQKGTTPNVFHFYFKPLYKFITNYFFRLGILDGKEGFQICYLNAYGVFYRYKELEKLINASKI is encoded by the coding sequence TTGAAAAACAAATCAAAAATATCGGCGCTCTTAATTACCTATAACGAAGTCAATCATATTGACGCTGTAATTGAAAATGTAAGCTTTGCTGACGAAATTATTGTCGTAGATTCTTTTAGTACAGATGGCACGCTTGAAAAACTAGAAAAATTTAAAAACGTGACCACCATAACACGCGCTTTTAAAAATTTTGCCGATCAAAGAAATTATGCATTATCCCAAGCCAAACACGATTGGATTTTATTTATTGATGCCGATGAACGTTTAACAAATAAATTAAAGTCAGAAATTATTACCACCATAAACTCTCCAACCCCTATTGCAGCATTTATGGTGAAACGGCTTTATTTTTTTAAGCAGAAAAGAATTCGTTTTAGCGGCTTTCAAACCGATACTACGTACCGATTGTTCAGAAAAAATAAGGTAAAATATATTGAAGATAAAATAGTACACGAAATGCCAGAAATAGATGGAGCAAGCCAAATTTTAAAACATAATATGATCCATTATTGTATAGACAGCGCGTCTCATTTTAAATCTAAAATGGAGCACTATGCCGAGCTCAAAGCCTTAGAGATTTTTCAAAAAGGCACGACACCAAATGTTTTTCATTTCTATTTTAAACCCCTTTATAAGTTTATTACAAACTATTTTTTTAGATTAGGTATTTTAGACGGAAAAGAAGGCTTCCAAATATGTTATCTCAATGCTTACGGTGTGTTTTATAGGTATAAAGAGCTTGAAAAATTAATTAACGCTTCCAAAATTTAA
- the glf gene encoding UDP-galactopyranose mutase: MQKYDYLIVGAGLFGCVFAYEATKAGKRCLVIDKRDHLGGNVYCENIDGINVHKYGAHIFHTNDKQIWDYVNQFAEFNNYINSPVSISKGKLYNLPFNMNTFYQLWGTKTPDEAKRIIENQIKEYGCENPKNLEEQALSLIGKDVYETLIKEYTEKQWGKKATELPAFIIKRLPVRYTFNNNYFNDKYQGIPIGGYNKIINGLLKGIETKTNIDFFENKEELSQLASKTVYTGKIDEFYNYKYGNLEYRSLRFENTRLEKENDQGNAVVNYNDATIPYTRTIEHKHFEFGKQKHTVVTKEFPEQWSKDKEAYYPINNQENQKKYQQYKALSLKENSIIFGGRLAEYKYYDMHQIIASALQKVNKELG; encoded by the coding sequence ATGCAAAAGTATGATTATTTAATTGTTGGAGCAGGACTATTTGGATGCGTGTTTGCATACGAAGCTACAAAAGCAGGAAAAAGGTGCCTTGTGATAGACAAAAGAGACCACCTAGGAGGGAATGTCTACTGCGAAAACATTGATGGCATTAACGTACATAAATACGGCGCACATATATTTCATACAAACGATAAACAGATTTGGGACTATGTAAACCAATTTGCTGAATTTAACAATTATATAAATTCTCCTGTTTCAATTTCTAAAGGTAAATTGTACAATTTACCTTTTAATATGAACACGTTTTATCAATTATGGGGCACAAAAACACCCGATGAAGCCAAACGAATTATTGAAAATCAGATAAAAGAATACGGTTGTGAGAATCCAAAAAACCTCGAAGAACAAGCCTTGTCACTTATAGGAAAAGATGTGTACGAAACCCTAATTAAGGAGTACACCGAAAAACAATGGGGCAAAAAGGCCACAGAACTTCCCGCTTTTATTATTAAACGCTTACCTGTGCGTTACACCTTTAATAATAACTATTTTAACGATAAATACCAAGGTATCCCTATAGGTGGTTATAACAAAATAATTAATGGGCTTTTAAAAGGTATTGAAACAAAAACTAATATCGATTTTTTTGAAAACAAAGAGGAATTAAGCCAATTAGCCTCAAAAACGGTGTACACAGGAAAAATTGATGAATTCTATAATTATAAATATGGGAATTTAGAATACCGTTCGTTAAGGTTTGAAAACACAAGATTAGAAAAAGAAAACGATCAAGGTAATGCGGTTGTAAATTATAACGATGCCACAATTCCATACACTAGAACTATTGAACATAAGCATTTTGAATTTGGAAAACAAAAACACACGGTAGTAACCAAAGAATTTCCAGAACAATGGTCTAAAGATAAAGAAGCCTACTACCCTATTAACAACCAAGAAAATCAGAAAAAATATCAGCAATACAAAGCTTTGTCCTTAAAAGAAAATAGCATTATTTTTGGTGGCAGGTTAGCAGAATATAAATATTACGACATGCACCAAATAATAGCTTCGGCATTACAAAAGGTAAATAAAGAACTTGGTTAA
- a CDS encoding beta-1,6-galactofuranosyltransferase produces the protein MYYISRNYKSLFNAAGKAKTDCEFTLDNLGFKNLGFKQSAIPNSAIGTIKNFFGISLALLRLPFKSVICTQYPNNKFRQLILFFAKLKGCKIITIVHDVRCLKGRVKDVEKELSKIVCSDVIIVHNEAMKAWFLEQNTKTPIVVLGIFDYVSDEKPIQNTSIIKKEKYDIAYAGGFGEGKNAYIFDFDILEHSKYNLKLYGIGFDKSKRKVNEEDSVISYEGAFPSDQIAHKIKADFGLVWDGVSTEACSGDLGAYLKYNNPHKTSLYLLCGLPVIVWDKAAIATFIVENNLGLGVSNLKDLNGILENLSEDDYKAMKNNVLEVQEKVMKGQFVEAAVKNSLAVFKN, from the coding sequence ATGTATTACATTTCTAGAAATTATAAATCGTTGTTTAATGCCGCAGGAAAGGCAAAAACCGATTGTGAATTTACTTTAGATAATCTCGGATTTAAAAACTTAGGGTTTAAACAGTCTGCCATTCCAAATTCGGCTATTGGTACGATAAAGAATTTTTTTGGTATTAGTTTGGCTCTGTTAAGATTACCGTTTAAGTCTGTAATATGTACCCAGTATCCTAACAATAAATTTAGACAACTTATTTTGTTTTTTGCTAAATTAAAGGGCTGTAAAATTATTACAATTGTACACGATGTGAGGTGTTTAAAAGGAAGAGTTAAAGATGTTGAGAAAGAATTATCTAAAATTGTTTGCTCAGACGTTATTATTGTGCACAACGAGGCCATGAAAGCTTGGTTTTTGGAGCAAAACACTAAAACACCTATTGTGGTTTTAGGGATTTTTGATTACGTTTCGGATGAAAAACCAATACAGAATACAAGTATAATTAAAAAAGAGAAGTACGATATCGCTTATGCTGGAGGTTTTGGTGAAGGAAAAAATGCCTATATTTTTGATTTCGATATTTTAGAGCACAGTAAATACAATTTGAAACTTTATGGTATTGGCTTTGATAAAAGTAAACGAAAAGTTAATGAAGAAGACTCTGTTATAAGTTATGAAGGAGCTTTTCCCTCAGATCAAATTGCACATAAAATTAAGGCCGATTTTGGTTTGGTATGGGATGGCGTATCAACCGAAGCCTGTAGTGGTGATTTAGGAGCCTATTTAAAATATAACAATCCACACAAAACTTCATTGTATCTTTTATGCGGACTTCCTGTTATTGTTTGGGATAAAGCTGCCATTGCTACTTTTATTGTTGAAAACAATTTGGGTCTTGGAGTTTCTAATCTAAAAGATTTGAATGGTATTTTAGAAAACCTTTCTGAAGACGACTATAAAGCCATGAAAAACAATGTTTTAGAAGTTCAAGAAAAAGTGATGAAAGGTCAATTTGTAGAAGCTGCTGTGAAGAATTCTTTAGCTGTTTTTAAGAATTAA